catCCCCATCTCCCCCAGCCACTGCAGCATCTTGGCCAGCACCAGCAGATGCCCGGCCTGCTCCAAGGCCACCCAAACACCACCACCCACTTCGTGGAGTGCCGGGCATTACCGGCAATCAACGAGACATTTCCGCAATTTGGCCAGCATCGTCCGGCTATTTCGCTGATCTCCCCCTTGGATCTTTCCCTCCGGGCAGCGGCCAGTGTAGTGCCAATTACTCCGCCCTCGACGCCCTCGCCGCCCCGCAAGCGCCAGAGATTACTGTCCGAGGAGAATTACCTGTGGCGTCCTCACATGGCGAGTCCTGCAGCTCCGGGACCTTCGAACTTGGCCATGCAGCCAGGCAGCAGCTTctatcatcatcagcagcagcagcaacatcagcaacatcagcaacagcagcaacagcaacaacagacccagcagcaacatcagacacaccagcaacatcaaccacaacagcaacatcatcaGCCATATTCCATACGCAGCAGCTTTGAGGGCGCTGCCTTTAATAAAAGTCATTTTCACGGTACGAAAAATAACTTTGAGCAAATTCCGGCGGGTCAATCGAGCGTCAGTTCGCCCATCTACGTGGAGGATGAGACCATTGTGCTGACCGAGGACGAGGATGAAACAGTTGTCAGTTCCCATGACTACAATGAGTACGCCACGGACACCGAGGAAGTCAACGAGGGCGACGATGAGACACTGCAGGTCCAAGTCAGCGATAATGATAATGGTGAGGAGGAGGACAATgatgaggaggaggaggtctTTGTGGATGTCCTGGGCAgtgatgatgatgaggatGAGGCTGTGGCTCCGGCCACAAGATTGCAGGCCCAACTAATGGAGACCACAGCGCTGAAGAGGAATGAGTTGCTGTACGAGGATGAGGAGCTGCACAACCAGGCGGTTGATGGTCTGGCCAGGCTCTTCGAGCGGGACTTTCCCCAACCCGAGGTGGAGGTCAGCGAACTGGCGGAGGTCCAGAGCAGCAGCGGGAAAACCTACACGGATTTGAGTGGCGTGGTAGCCATGGTGGAGGTGAGGGACACCAGATCTCCCAGGCTTCCACCACCTGTTCCTCCAGCTCCTCCGGCTACTATtactgctcctgctcctgctcctgctcctgccccacctgcaccaccaccaccacccagtcgtccccacaaggccgaacgcAAGCGATCCAAGCTAAGGAAACACATGGCCATTGATGAGGAGACCATCAGCCCAGTGTCCGGCACCATCATCCGCAAATTGCGCGACGACGAGGAGCTGGTGGTGCGCAAAGGCGACATTGATCCGGCTTTCAATGTGGTCGAAATCACAGAGGAGGCCAAGGCCATCCTGGCCAGCATCGACAACAAGATTGGCGACTATCTCTGCCAGCTTTGTCGCACTGTCTACGATGATGCCTTTATGTTGGCCCAGCACCGATGTCCCCGCATCGTCCATATCGAGTACAAGTGCTCCGAGTGCGAGAAGGTATGTGGTTTGGCCTTAAATGTGTGATTCTGGCGGAGACTTAAGGGTTTCCCCCTTGCAGGTCTTTAATTGCCCGGCCAACTTGGCCTCCCATCGCAGATGGCATAAGCCCAAAGCGGATGCTTCGGGTAATCCCACCAAGAAGCGAATCGTTGAGGCCGGGGATCTCATCCAGGAGGCGGGAAGAGGAGGCTCCGACGATGCCAGCGATGGCATTTATCCTTGCCACATTTGCGGAAAGACCTTCAGACGGTGAGTGAAATTTTTAATGTTAAAtgaaagcaaaacaaaatattgaaagtTTATTGTTAAAGAGAACTAAATCCTTCTGTTAAATGTTAGAGAAAGGCCTAATATTTCCAAGGGACTTATAGTAACTTTTTGTTTAGGGGCAATTTCTCAATGTCAGGATGAGCTTCTGGTAATCTGTCAAAGAAAGTTAACATGCAGTTAAATTGTTCGGATAGACAACCTTCTTATCTAAATGTGATGTTTTTTCAACGAATAATCCTAACAGAGCCTAACAAACCTAATGTAACTAGAACATAACCCCTAGTTAAGAGTTTTCAGTCTGATAACCCCTAACATGATATTGAGAAACTAATTTTTTCCGAAACATCAATTGGGTTATAATCGGAAAAGATAACTTGTCAACTAAGATGAATTTCTTCGCTAACTTATTTTTAACCCACAGTCAAGCTTACCTAAAGAAGCACCAGGCCTCCCATCAGATGTTGGATAATCTAAAGAACCTGGACTTCTTCAAGGCCCAGCAACAGCAGTTGGCCATCGGTGGCCACCAGATGCCCGATCATGTCCAGCTGCAGCAGACGGCGGGACAAGCAGTTGCCTCTGCCACTCCCTATGGTGCTGCccccctgccacgcccaccaccCGGCATGCCCATCTATCCGCCCCCGAATGGTAAGAACTATGCGGGTGGACAACGCTTTCCCGGCTTTCCCTTCCAGGCCTTCGACCAGCGTCGCTTCTACTCGCTGGGGGAGTTCTACCTATCGCAGCATCTGGAGCGCTCCTCGGCCTTTCAGTACGTGCAGGCCAATCACTTGAGGCAACTGTCGAATGTGGCCCAAACGCTGATGCCTCCCTTGCCCGTCAAATGACCCAATCCCAATACGAATGTCCTGCGGCCAGTGCCCCGAATTGCTGCAACAACAAGCGCAACAGCACCGCcggcggcaacaacaacagctaGACAAGTGGCAACTGCCGCAGCGGTGTCCTCCGGCGGACACGCCTTTAATTGGGTGGCTCCATCGACAGCAACAGGAAATGCAACTGGAAATGCAACCGGAAATGCAACGGGAAATGCAACTGCAGCTGCTGCCGAAGCCGGCGGCAATGTTATCATGTGACTTACCAACTATTAGAAGCATTGAATCAACAATCTCTAGTTAAAGTTTAATAAATCAATCAAAAGATTAGGAAGCGTTTTATTTGGGATGTTTTTTTGGGGTATGTTAGGAAGACGGTAGTaatataatttgaattttttacaaattatGTCTTTCTTTaagtaattaaataaaatatatacaggTTCTTTTATTAATATCATCATATCAATTTTGATCCATCCAATTATTTATGGTATGAgtatataaacaaatattgaaacatgatatttgtttttacaaaaattcTTTGTTGGCAAATATTCCACCTTAATtacaaaaagtttttattgaGATTACATGTAGTAAATAACTTAACatttcaattttcaaaatcatttttttaaagccaTTATCtaaactaaatatttaaatattgtgCGCTCTATAAAGATTATGTTCTTTCTCAGGTTGGGTTACTTAAAGAACCCttataatttataagttttaaGATTAATTAACCTTTATTTCTGCTCTTGCTAAGGACATGGGATACAGCGTGTGCCAGAAAGGTTTCCCTCCGAACACCACGAAAAATTGCTGACTTAGGTCCTGcgaaatttgaaaataaaccTAAATTCAATAAAACCGATAAATAAGATAAAGCATAGGACTTACCACGAGCAAAAAGCAAACTATCCGATGGCATTTGATATAATCTTTGTTGGATTTCAAGTTCTGTTTCCTTAAAAGTCTCTAGAAGGTGGTTTATTGTCTGCGTTTCTTCACTCACATCCAAACTTGGTTTTGAATAGATGGCATTGGTCATGAGAACTAGAGTAAGAGTATCCCTATCCTCTTGAAGATTAGCCAAAGTTTCGTTTAAGGCCTGCAGCTCCTTTTTTTTGTCCATGTCTGACTCTATAAACTGCTCCACTATGAGTAGATAGCCCTGGCCTGGCTTTTTCAATACTTGTACAGATTTTTCTACCATTAACTTAAGACTTGGGGCCCTTGCATTTCCCCTTAAATCTCCATTTGCCATTATACCCAGGATATGAT
This region of Drosophila subpulchrella strain 33 F10 #4 breed RU33 unplaced genomic scaffold, RU_Dsub_v1.1 Primary Assembly Seq354, whole genome shotgun sequence genomic DNA includes:
- the LOC119560696 gene encoding uncharacterized protein LOC119560696 encodes the protein MMNMNPPTHPALHPNPHPHPHPHPHPHLPQPLQHLGQHQQMPGLLQGHPNTTTHFVECRALPAINETFPQFGQHRPAISLISPLDLSLRAAASVVPITPPSTPSPPRKRQRLLSEENYLWRPHMASPAAPGPSNLAMQPGSSFYHHQQQQQHQQHQQQQQQQQQTQQQHQTHQQHQPQQQHHQPYSIRSSFEGAAFNKSHFHGTKNNFEQIPAGQSSVSSPIYVEDETIVLTEDEDETVVSSHDYNEYATDTEEVNEGDDETLQVQVSDNDNGEEEDNDEEEEVFVDVLGSDDDEDEAVAPATRLQAQLMETTALKRNELLYEDEELHNQAVDGLARLFERDFPQPEVEVSELAEVQSSSGKTYTDLSGVVAMVEVRDTRSPRLPPPVPPAPPATITAPAPAPAPAPPAPPPPPSRPHKAERKRSKLRKHMAIDEETISPVSGTIIRKLRDDEELVVRKGDIDPAFNVVEITEEAKAILASIDNKIGDYLCQLCRTVYDDAFMLAQHRCPRIVHIEYKCSECEKVFNCPANLASHRRWHKPKADASGNPTKKRIVEAGDLIQEAGRGGSDDASDGIYPCHICGKTFRRQAYLKKHQASHQMLDNLKNLDFFKAQQQQLAIGGHQMPDHVQLQQTAGQAVASATPYGAAPLPRPPPGMPIYPPPNGKNYAGGQRFPGFPFQAFDQRRFYSLGEFYLSQHLERSSAFQYVQANHLRQLSNVAQTLMPPLPVK